In Arthrobacter burdickii, one DNA window encodes the following:
- a CDS encoding D-ribose ABC transporter substrate-binding protein, translating into MMRRKILLATATMAITALGLVGCGGSDNSGSSGSPSSASSSGSSDGEASGLIAIITPPLENPFFKAEADAAKAEAEKLGYETSVASHDDDPNRQSELIDSAISQNAKAIILDNAGADASIGPIQKAEDAGVAVFLIDREINEAGIAKSQIVANNAQGAAAVAEEFVAALPEGGNYIELTGKESDTNAGVRSEAFASVISQYPSLVQTSKETANWSQDEAFSKVETLLQRDPDVQGIIAGNDTMALGAVAAVEAAGLLDQIKIVGFDGSPDAVDAIKAGKLVATGLQPAVVISQTAVQQADSFIRTGETGEDEKQSLDCVVINADNADKYSLFALDK; encoded by the coding sequence ATGATGCGACGTAAGATCCTGCTCGCCACGGCGACCATGGCGATCACCGCCCTCGGACTCGTCGGCTGCGGAGGCTCGGATAACAGCGGTTCCAGCGGCAGCCCCAGCAGCGCCTCCAGCAGCGGATCCAGCGACGGGGAAGCGAGTGGTCTCATCGCCATCATCACGCCGCCCCTGGAAAACCCGTTCTTCAAGGCAGAAGCCGACGCAGCCAAAGCCGAAGCCGAAAAGCTCGGCTACGAAACGTCAGTCGCCTCCCACGACGATGACCCCAACCGGCAGAGCGAACTGATCGACTCGGCCATCAGCCAGAACGCCAAGGCGATCATCCTCGACAACGCCGGCGCTGACGCCTCCATCGGTCCCATTCAGAAGGCCGAGGACGCCGGGGTGGCCGTCTTCCTCATTGACCGCGAGATCAACGAGGCAGGCATCGCCAAGTCGCAGATCGTGGCGAACAACGCCCAGGGCGCGGCTGCGGTAGCGGAAGAGTTCGTGGCAGCGCTGCCTGAGGGCGGCAACTACATCGAGTTGACGGGCAAGGAGTCCGACACCAACGCCGGAGTCCGCTCGGAGGCATTCGCCAGCGTCATCTCCCAGTACCCGTCCCTCGTACAGACGTCGAAGGAAACCGCCAACTGGAGCCAGGACGAAGCCTTCTCCAAAGTCGAGACCCTGCTCCAGCGTGACCCCGATGTACAGGGCATCATCGCCGGCAACGACACCATGGCCCTCGGAGCCGTCGCGGCGGTCGAAGCCGCTGGACTACTCGACCAGATCAAGATCGTCGGCTTCGACGGCAGCCCCGACGCGGTCGACGCGATCAAGGCAGGCAAGCTCGTAGCGACCGGCCTCCAGCCGGCCGTGGTGATCTCACAAACCGCCGTCCAGCAGGCAGACTCGTTCATCCGCACCGGCGAAACCGGGGAGGATGAAAAGCAATCACTCGACTGCGTCGTCATCAACGCCGACAACGCGGACAAATACTCGCTCTTCGCCCTCGACAAGTAG
- a CDS encoding DUF1016 N-terminal domain-containing protein: MGSRVFERLARDLMAEFPHMRGFSQTHLYNRRSFAAVWDGSKTIVQTPSGQLSWSHNVAPPNNVDDHELRTWYAARSIQHCWSVAHRSNALHAGAQFPSRQPRVFVLPCGATQMERMALIR; the protein is encoded by the coding sequence CTGGGGAGTAGGGTTTTCGAGCGCCTAGCGAGGGACCTAATGGCGGAGTTCCCCCATATGAGGGGCTTCTCCCAAACTCATCTCTACAACAGGCGCTCCTTCGCGGCGGTATGGGACGGCTCGAAAACAATTGTCCAGACACCGTCTGGACAATTGAGTTGGAGCCACAACGTCGCCCCCCCAAACAATGTCGACGACCACGAGTTGCGCACCTGGTACGCAGCTCGTTCCATCCAGCACTGTTGGTCAGTAGCTCATCGGTCGAACGCTCTTCATGCAGGAGCACAGTTTCCGAGTAGGCAACCGAGGGTGTTTGTGCTTCCGTGTGGGGCTACTCAGATGGAGCGGATGGCTTTGATTCGTTGA
- a CDS encoding glycoside hydrolase family 32 protein produces the protein MTTPAARSTATPSSVRPAAHFTARSTWLNDPNGLLYHEGVYHLFFQNNPSGDTWGNMSWGHATSTDLVSWQEQAVAIPATAEEMVFSGSAVVDTRNTAGFAGPGQTALVAIYTSARPPLDGAPGIQAQALAFSLDAGNTWTRYEGNPVLDIGSTEFRDPKVFWYGGDNGHWVMVAVDAVDRRVVFYTSPNLIDWTLGSRFGPCHAVGGVWECPDLFPLPIKGTQETRWVLIVSLNPGAIAGGSGTQYFVGDFDGTTFIPTRITESTDPADYDWLDYGRDYYAAVSFNNVPDDRRLMIGWASNWDYANETPTGPWRSAMSLVREIELVRTAGDRLRIAQSPILPPEQSPLHVFDLTVPCTPGARTTLVLTGDDSGVERLTITIDGGERSITCDRTQSGAVDFHPAFPSVDWAPLPDQNTEEIDLLIVVDAHIVEIYAGKGLVTLAEQVFPTAPFTRLHRETIHGQK, from the coding sequence ATGACCACGCCCGCCGCCCGCTCGACGGCAACTCCCTCTTCAGTGCGGCCAGCCGCACACTTCACGGCACGCTCGACCTGGCTGAACGATCCCAATGGCCTGCTGTATCACGAGGGCGTTTATCACCTGTTCTTCCAGAACAACCCAAGCGGTGACACGTGGGGGAATATGTCCTGGGGGCACGCCACTTCCACCGACCTGGTGTCCTGGCAGGAGCAGGCAGTGGCCATCCCGGCCACAGCCGAGGAAATGGTCTTTTCCGGAAGCGCGGTCGTCGACACCCGAAACACCGCCGGGTTCGCCGGGCCCGGCCAGACAGCTCTCGTCGCGATCTACACCAGTGCCCGTCCACCACTAGACGGTGCCCCTGGCATCCAGGCCCAAGCTCTCGCATTCAGCCTGGACGCCGGCAACACCTGGACCCGGTATGAGGGCAATCCAGTCCTGGATATCGGTTCAACCGAGTTCCGCGACCCCAAGGTGTTCTGGTACGGCGGCGACAACGGTCACTGGGTGATGGTGGCCGTGGATGCAGTGGATCGCCGGGTCGTGTTCTACACATCCCCCAACCTGATCGATTGGACGCTCGGGTCCCGCTTCGGGCCCTGTCACGCTGTCGGCGGGGTGTGGGAGTGCCCCGATCTGTTCCCGCTCCCCATCAAAGGGACGCAGGAGACCCGCTGGGTGCTCATCGTCAGCCTCAACCCCGGTGCAATCGCGGGTGGATCCGGAACTCAGTACTTCGTCGGGGACTTCGACGGGACAACGTTCATTCCGACCCGGATCACCGAATCGACCGACCCGGCGGACTATGACTGGCTCGACTACGGCCGGGACTACTATGCGGCCGTCTCCTTCAACAATGTGCCGGATGACCGCCGGTTGATGATCGGCTGGGCAAGTAATTGGGACTATGCCAACGAAACCCCGACCGGGCCCTGGCGATCCGCAATGTCCCTGGTTCGAGAAATCGAACTTGTCCGCACCGCCGGTGACCGCCTCCGTATCGCGCAGAGCCCCATCCTGCCCCCCGAACAGTCACCCCTCCACGTCTTCGACCTCACAGTTCCCTGCACACCCGGGGCGCGTACGACGCTCGTACTCACCGGTGACGACTCCGGCGTGGAACGCTTGACCATCACCATCGACGGTGGTGAACGAAGTATCACCTGCGACCGAACCCAAAGTGGCGCCGTCGACTTCCATCCGGCCTTCCCCTCCGTTGACTGGGCACCCCTACCTGATCAGAACACCGAAGAAATCGACCTGTTGATCGTCGTCGACGCTCACATCGTGGAAATCTATGCCGGAAAAGGACTCGTCACACTCGCCGAACAGGTCTTTCCGACCGCACCCTTCACCCGACTGCACCGAGAAACCATCCATGGCCAGAAATAG
- a CDS encoding alpha/beta hydrolase fold domain-containing protein → MTIAYDPDFESALAAMHAAYPHGFPVTPRMDWQALRTSTEQAFEETRRAASMPSDIRWTDHQRTTSDGRALNLRWIQKEGGQPGSALVYIHGGGMICCTVEHYMLVLAGLVHDSGVPILAVDFLNAPENRAEHLAEDALTGVSWLLEHSPELGIDASRIAIGGDSGGGGIAAGATILARDRGIPIAKQILICPMLDDRTVEPDPVLAPLATWTYDNNITAWTAILGDRRGTDTVPASVAPARLTDFRNLPPAFIDTGEVDIFRDEDITYAQNLLRAGVHVDFFLNPGAPHGFEGLTPSSPLAKTVWAQRIKAIRSI, encoded by the coding sequence ATGACCATTGCCTATGACCCCGACTTCGAATCAGCACTAGCCGCAATGCATGCTGCTTACCCCCATGGCTTCCCAGTCACGCCGCGGATGGACTGGCAGGCCTTGCGAACAAGCACGGAACAGGCATTCGAGGAAACACGGCGGGCCGCGTCAATGCCATCGGACATCCGTTGGACGGACCATCAAAGAACAACCTCTGATGGTCGGGCATTGAACCTTCGCTGGATCCAGAAGGAGGGCGGACAACCAGGATCTGCACTGGTGTACATACACGGAGGTGGCATGATTTGCTGCACCGTCGAGCACTACATGCTCGTCCTGGCCGGCCTCGTCCACGACAGCGGTGTCCCGATCCTCGCCGTGGACTTCCTCAACGCGCCGGAAAATAGGGCAGAACACCTCGCAGAAGACGCGCTGACTGGAGTGTCATGGCTGCTCGAACACTCACCGGAACTGGGAATCGACGCCTCACGAATCGCGATCGGTGGGGACAGCGGCGGCGGCGGTATCGCCGCCGGTGCGACCATCCTCGCCCGCGATCGGGGAATACCGATCGCGAAACAAATCCTTATCTGCCCGATGCTTGATGATCGAACCGTGGAGCCCGACCCGGTGTTAGCTCCTTTGGCGACGTGGACGTACGACAACAACATCACTGCTTGGACAGCCATCCTCGGCGACAGGAGAGGCACCGATACCGTACCAGCAAGCGTCGCGCCTGCCCGCCTTACCGACTTCCGCAACCTCCCCCCGGCCTTCATCGACACCGGCGAGGTCGACATCTTCCGCGACGAGGACATCACCTACGCACAGAACCTTCTACGCGCCGGCGTGCACGTCGACTTCTTCCTCAACCCAGGCGCCCCACATGGCTTTGAAGGATTGACGCCCTCGTCTCCACTCGCGAAGACGGTATGGGCTCAACGAATCAAAGCCATCCGCTCCATCTGA
- a CDS encoding carbohydrate kinase family protein, translating to MGEAIIDVVSDGITQRRHPGGSPANVAVGLSRLGSDVSLLTELGDDSPGAEIRDHLAAEGVHVITDPEPSKASTASATAVLDDQGAATYVFDLQWSLREQTLYHRFGLLHTGSIAAFLDPGARTVHDLFRQSRSLALLSFDPNIRPGLMPDKDECLERFESMVDIVDIVKMSDEDAAWLYPGRSPEEVAETLVERGPGLVIITQGAHGALLWTDFHRCSVPARPTPVVDTIGAGDSYMASVLHSVAALGKLPATVQELQAIGSTASLAASITVSRAGAQPPNTEELAQLKK from the coding sequence GTGGGAGAGGCGATCATCGACGTCGTCAGCGATGGCATAACCCAGCGCAGGCACCCGGGTGGTTCCCCCGCGAACGTCGCGGTCGGTCTGTCCCGGCTCGGGTCCGACGTATCACTCCTCACCGAGCTGGGCGATGACTCACCGGGGGCCGAAATACGCGACCATCTGGCAGCCGAGGGGGTCCACGTCATCACGGACCCCGAACCCAGCAAGGCCTCCACCGCTTCAGCCACCGCCGTGCTCGATGATCAAGGGGCCGCTACCTACGTGTTCGACTTGCAGTGGTCGCTGCGCGAACAGACCCTTTATCACCGCTTCGGTCTCCTGCACACCGGATCGATTGCCGCATTCCTGGATCCCGGGGCGAGGACGGTTCACGATCTCTTCAGGCAGAGCCGCTCATTGGCTCTCCTCAGTTTCGATCCGAACATTAGGCCGGGCCTGATGCCCGACAAAGACGAATGCCTTGAACGGTTCGAGTCGATGGTCGACATCGTCGACATCGTCAAGATGAGCGATGAGGACGCGGCCTGGCTCTACCCCGGCCGAAGCCCTGAAGAAGTCGCTGAAACTCTGGTTGAACGAGGACCAGGCCTCGTCATCATCACGCAGGGCGCACACGGAGCATTATTGTGGACTGACTTCCACAGATGCTCCGTGCCTGCCAGACCTACACCGGTCGTGGACACCATCGGAGCAGGCGATTCATACATGGCATCCGTCCTGCACTCGGTCGCCGCCCTCGGGAAGCTCCCGGCCACGGTTCAGGAACTGCAGGCCATTGGTTCCACTGCATCATTGGCAGCGAGCATCACCGTCTCAAGAGCAGGAGCGCAACCGCCAAACACCGAAGAACTCGCTCAGCTGAAGAAATAA
- a CDS encoding ABC transporter permease, translated as MTSTATSRPTAPKRQLDLGAILLEGRAFIALIVLIIIFSLISDAYLTLPNLITMTRHVAMNAILAIGMLFVILKGGIDLSVGSTVGLSGIVAGVLLQGLRIDSLDVVLYPAVWVVVLCSLLVGSLVGLVNGLLVTRFNVAPFIATLGMLYIARGAALLISNGSTYPRLQGEETLGNTGFNLIGGGRLLGIPMAIWIMIIFAVIALVVLRTTPFGRWVYATGGNERAADLAGVPTKRVKMSVYVISGFCAATAGLIISSELTAAAPQTGESFELNAIAAVVIGGAALTGGRGNVRGVLLGAFVIGFLSDGLVIVGVSTFWQVTIKGAVIILAVMLDQAQQKITRNKNAALASTSKIAPAGSTPTGTAATHEPETDVTPVGKS; from the coding sequence ATGACCAGCACCGCGACATCCCGGCCGACCGCACCTAAACGGCAGCTCGACCTCGGCGCCATCCTCCTCGAGGGCAGGGCCTTCATCGCCCTGATCGTCCTCATCATCATCTTCTCCCTGATTTCCGATGCGTACCTGACGCTGCCGAACCTGATCACGATGACCCGTCACGTGGCCATGAATGCGATCCTCGCGATCGGCATGCTCTTCGTCATCCTCAAGGGTGGCATCGACCTCTCGGTTGGCTCGACCGTGGGCCTCTCGGGAATCGTCGCAGGAGTGCTGTTGCAGGGACTGCGCATCGATTCACTCGACGTCGTGCTCTACCCCGCCGTCTGGGTGGTCGTACTCTGCTCGTTGCTCGTGGGCTCGCTCGTCGGTCTCGTGAACGGCCTGCTGGTGACGCGATTCAACGTCGCACCGTTCATCGCAACGCTCGGAATGCTCTATATAGCCCGAGGCGCCGCGTTGCTCATCTCGAACGGCTCGACATACCCCCGCCTTCAAGGCGAAGAGACCCTGGGGAACACCGGCTTCAACCTCATTGGCGGCGGCCGCCTGCTCGGCATCCCCATGGCGATCTGGATCATGATCATCTTCGCGGTCATCGCCCTTGTCGTACTTCGCACGACACCTTTCGGACGCTGGGTCTACGCCACCGGCGGTAACGAGCGCGCCGCAGACCTTGCAGGCGTACCCACGAAACGTGTCAAGATGAGCGTCTACGTCATCAGCGGTTTCTGTGCCGCAACCGCCGGCCTCATCATCTCGTCCGAGCTGACGGCCGCGGCGCCCCAGACCGGCGAGAGCTTCGAACTGAACGCGATCGCCGCCGTCGTCATCGGCGGTGCAGCCCTGACCGGGGGCCGTGGGAACGTCCGCGGTGTGCTCCTTGGCGCATTCGTGATCGGCTTCCTCAGCGACGGACTCGTCATCGTCGGGGTCTCGACCTTCTGGCAGGTCACGATCAAGGGTGCCGTGATCATCCTCGCCGTGATGCTTGACCAGGCGCAGCAGAAGATCACCCGCAATAAGAACGCCGCCCTCGCGTCGACCTCGAAGATCGCGCCCGCCGGGTCTACGCCCACCGGCACTGCGGCGACCCACGAACCCGAGACGGATGTAACGCCCGTTGGGAAATCTTGA